The genomic window CTACACTCGCGGTTGACACGGAAGGCAAGTCGTTTCAGCATCTTGTCGGGTAGTGGCCGCAGGCGGGTGGGCGGCGCAATTTTGTGTCGGGTGACATATGGCAGATGCTCACAGGACCGTACCGATCGGCATTCCACGGCTGCTACTGGTCGAGGACAACGCCGACGACGCCGAGCTGACCCGCCGGGCTCTCGCCCGTGCGCACATCGGCAACGAACTGACCCTCGTGACCAACGGCGAACAGGCTCTCGACCTCCTCTACCGGCAGGCGCTGAACGAAACCGAGGAGGTCGGGTTCATTCTTCTCGATCTCGGCCTGCCGGGCATGCATGGCCGCGAGGTGCTGGAGCGCATCTGGAGCGATCGCCGCCTGCGACACATACCGGTGATCGTCTTGACGGGATCGGCTAGCGACGAGGACATGCTGCGCAGCTACAAGTCGGGTGCCGTCGCCTTCCTGCGGAAGCCGGTCGAGGTCGACCGCCTCATCCATGCCGTCAGCGAGCTGCCCGAGTATCGATTGCTCATCGCGCGGGTAAAGACCTCCGCCTGAACGCAAAGGTCTCAGCCGTAGGCCCGACTGACGAACCAGAACACGCCGAGGGCGAGCACCGCGGCCGAGCCGCCTTCGATGATTCCGACGCGAAAGCGGCCCGCCCGTGCCGTGGTGCCCCACCGCAGCAGCGGCCAGACCGCCGCGACCACGGCTAATTGCCCGACCTCGACGCCGGCGTTGAACCCAAACAGGGCGGCCACGGCGCGGTGCGGGGGCAGACCCGCTTCGCCGAGCACTGCGGCGAAACCGAAGCCGTGGATCAGGCCGAAGATGAACGCAATCGCCCAGCGCAAGTGACTCGCGTGGGCAGAGCGGTGCAGCATCCCGAAATAGCACAACGTGAACAGCGCCAGACCGGTCAGGCTGATCGCCGGCACGCGCCCGAACCCGGCCACGGCAACACCGGCCAGCAGTGCCAGGGTGGCCGCAATGACCACCGGCACCAGCGGACCGCGATCGCCCACCAGCCAGACGTTTTCTGCCGCAACCATCGCGATCGACAGCCCGATCAGCGCCTCGACCGGCGCGGCCGCCGGCTGCAGGATGCCAAACGCCGATAGCCCGAGCGTGATGCTATGCGCCGCCGTGAAGCCGGTGACTATCGTCACCACATCGCGCAGCGCACTGCCGACGAGCAGCAACGCCAGCAAGAAGGCAAGATGATCGTAGCCCTCGAGAATGTGCTCGACACCCAGCCGCAGGTACCCCCAGAACGTCGTACCGCCCGTACCCGATTCCGCGCTGCCACCCCCGGACGCCGCGGCCTCGCCAAGCGACCATACTCTTTCCGTATCCGAGAGCACCCGCTCGTGCAGCGGGCCGCCGTCGCGCCGCAGGCGCACGAAGTGCAGGTGCGAAGGGGCGACCTCGAAGAGCACCGCGCTGCGGACCTCGAGCGGCGCTTCCGCCGGACAGTCGACACGCCACTCGAAAGCCAGACGACCCGACGGAGCACGGAGCTCCCGCGGGCCGTCGCTGACCGCACACGATCGCCCGGCGGCAACGAGCTGGAGCCGTTCGGCCAGATACTCCCCCAG from Candidatus Binatia bacterium includes these protein-coding regions:
- a CDS encoding response regulator; this encodes MADAHRTVPIGIPRLLLVEDNADDAELTRRALARAHIGNELTLVTNGEQALDLLYRQALNETEEVGFILLDLGLPGMHGREVLERIWSDRRLRHIPVIVLTGSASDEDMLRSYKSGAVAFLRKPVEVDRLIHAVSELPEYRLLIARVKTSA
- a CDS encoding HupE/UreJ family protein; translation: MRLTACGRGGLVGLVALAVAGVATAHERTTSYSTWDVRGDTAHVTVRLSELDASHFSWGSQPGPERELRLGEYLAERLQLVAAGRSCAVSDGPRELRAPSGRLAFEWRVDCPAEAPLEVRSAVLFEVAPSHLHFVRLRRDGGPLHERVLSDTERVWSLGEAAASGGGSAESGTGGTTFWGYLRLGVEHILEGYDHLAFLLALLLVGSALRDVVTIVTGFTAAHSITLGLSAFGILQPAAAPVEALIGLSIAMVAAENVWLVGDRGPLVPVVIAATLALLAGVAVAGFGRVPAISLTGLALFTLCYFGMLHRSAHASHLRWAIAFIFGLIHGFGFAAVLGEAGLPPHRAVAALFGFNAGVEVGQLAVVAAVWPLLRWGTTARAGRFRVGIIEGGSAAVLALGVFWFVSRAYG